One genomic window of Enoplosus armatus isolate fEnoArm2 chromosome 19, fEnoArm2.hap1, whole genome shotgun sequence includes the following:
- the ngs gene encoding notochord granular surface: MSRSPERMSSYRRHFEGTLAAPPAYQLRVSSPSPTRRETRHRSASFTRSSGTMGRRAISNKARMTSSVSMGALCFGMSMGLGPKLDLDAAAAENQAFMMTRTNERQEMVALNDRLAVYIEKVRTLESKNKLLEAEIEALKSRHVRPSGLRQLYESQLKDLKKVAEQMRVQRNMSLAAKEAMLGQLDMLKAKYDEAVDARKKTEHDIEVLRPDVDRATSARIALEKHLEHLEVELAFLQRVHKEEIEELMQQIYSVTSKVDLNFGLPDLSSALRQIQSQYDSIAAKNLQEMDTWYGSKFQDLSNASTKHVQSIRSVREDITGYKRDILNKERELDTMKTRNEYLEAQIRDAAEKYKKKEEDLQERIEAIKLDLKVTKEKIALLLREYQDLLNVKMALEIEITTYRKLIEGEDSRLSTMVGNLSLTGGLHLTSSASVRAASASVSGSSAPAETSKLDGTHSDTTGNGAEKAPGAGEAARVEVASSDTQTDGNLEEQATETSERKTVLIRTVKTDEDTYESDTQERTITISGAADDTEEE; this comes from the exons ATGAGCCGCAGTCCAGAGAGGATGTCTTCATACCGCCGGCATTTCGAGGGCACCTTGGCCGCCCCTCCTGCCTATCAGCTCCGAGTGTCCAGTCCCTCTCCCACCCGCAGGGAGACCCGCCACCGGTCGGCCAGCTTCACCCGGAGTAGTGGGACAATGGGGCGCAGGGCCATCTCCAACAAGGCTCGCATGACCAG CAGTGTGAGTATGGGAGCGCTGTGCTTTGGTATGTCCATGGGGCTCGGGCCAAAACTGGACTTGGATGCGGCTGCAgcagagaaccaggcctttatgaTGACTCGAACCAATGAGAGGCAGGAGATGGTAGCCCTCAACGACCGCCTGGCGGTGTATATTGAAAAG GTTCGAACCCTGGAGTCAAAAAACAAGTTGCTGGAGGCTGAGATTGAGGCCCTGAAGAGCCGCCATGTCAGGCCATCAGGCCTCAGGCAGCTGTACGAGTCTCAGCTGAAGGATCTCAAGAAGGTCGCAGAGCAGATGAGAGTTCAGAGG AATATGTCTTTGGCAGCCAAGGAGGCGATGCTGGGCCAGTTGGACATGCTGAAGGCCAAATATGATGAGGCTGTGGATGCCCGGAAAAAGACGGAGCATGATATTGAGGTTCTCCGTCCG GATGTGGATAGAGCAACCTCAGCACGGATTGCACTGGAGAAACATCTGGAACACCTGGAGGTTGAGCTGGCCTTCCTGCAGAGAGTTCACAAGGAG GAAATTGAGGAGCTGATGCAGCAGATCTATTCAGTAACCTCCAAGGTGGATCTGAACTTTGGCCTCCCAGAcctttcctctgctctcagACAGATTCAGTCTCAGTATGACAGCATTGCCGCCAAAAACCTGCAG GAAATGGACACTTGGTATGGGTCAAAGTTTCAGGACCTGAGCAACGCCTCCACCAAACACGTTCAAAGTATTCGAAGTGTGAGGGAGGACATCACAGGCTATAAGAGGGAT attCTCAACAAGGAACGTGAACTGGACACAATGAAGACGAGGAATGAGTATTTGGAGGCTCAGATTCGGGATGCGGCGGAAAAAtacaagaagaaggaggaggacttACAG GAGCGTATAGAGGCGATCAAGCTGGATCTCAAGGTAACCAAGGAGAAGATCGCTCTGCTGCTGCGAGAATACCAGGACCTGCTGAATGTAAAGATGGCTCTGGAGATTGAGATCACCACCTACAG gAAGCTGATTGAGGGGGAAGACAGCCGTCTGAGCACCATGGTCGGGAACCTGTCCCTTACAGGAGGCCTGCATCTCACTTCCAGTGCTAGCGTGCGAGCTGCCTCAGCTTCAGTCTCTGGTAGCTCTGCCCCTGCAGAGACTTCAAAGCTAGATGGAACCCACAGTGACACGACCGGTAACGGGGCTGAGAAAGCTCCAGGTGCTGGTGAAGCCGCCCGAGTGGAGGTGGCCTCATCAGACACCCAGACAGACGGTAACTTAGAGGAGCAGGCGACTGAGACCTCTGAGAGGAAGACTGTCCTCATTAG AACAGTTAAGACAGATGAGGACACTTATGAGAGCGACACACAGGAGCGCACCATCACCATTTCTGGAGCAGCGGAcgacacagaagaagaatag